One region of Chryseobacterium muglaense genomic DNA includes:
- a CDS encoding glutamine synthetase III family protein, with translation MSTLRFKALETLPFKDFRKDNSVEIPTKLSELFCENVFSENTMREYLTKEAFQSIMDAIKKGTKIQRLIADQVAVAMKDWAMSKGVTHYTHWFQPLTGTTAEKHDSFFTPIEGGRAIERFSGNLLIQQEPDASSFPNGGIRNTFEARGYTAWDPTSPAFIMGTTLCIPSIFISYTGETLDYKAPLLRALNAVDEAATNVMQYFDKNVTKVTPTLGWEQEYFLVDSALYQSRPDLVLTGKTLLGHSPAKGQQLDDHYFGSIPTRVMNFMKELEIECMKLGIPVTTRHNEVAPNQFELAPMFEEVNVAVDHNSLLMDVMARIAHRHHFHILFHEKPFAGVNGSGKHNNWSLATDTGENLLSPGKNPKKNLQFLTFFVNAIKAVHEYADLLRASIASASNDHRLGANEAPPAIISVFIGSQLFRVLEELEKVTEGKLSPDEKTDLKLNVVGKIPEILLDNTDRNRTSPFAFTGNKFEIRAVGSSANCAESMTVMNTIAAKQLNDFKIEVDALIETGLKKDEAIFNVLREYIKQCKNIMFEGDGYSDDWAVEAEKRGLNNWKTTPEALKQEMNQKFVDLYEELGIFNHREVEARNEIKLEKYSTVIDIEARVLSDIARNHIIPSALKYQNRLIENVKGLKEIFGDKEFKTLAKEQMSLITNISENVSTIKVGVEDLLKARDAAKAVKESQTQAEDYCNKVKPLFDIIRDASDDLEMMVDDELWPMTKYREMLFTR, from the coding sequence ATGTCAACTTTAAGATTCAAAGCATTAGAAACTTTACCTTTTAAGGACTTCAGAAAAGATAACTCAGTAGAAATTCCTACTAAATTATCAGAATTATTTTGTGAAAACGTATTCTCTGAAAACACAATGAGAGAATATTTAACAAAAGAAGCATTCCAATCTATTATGGATGCTATTAAAAAGGGGACAAAAATCCAAAGATTAATAGCTGACCAAGTTGCAGTAGCAATGAAAGACTGGGCAATGAGCAAAGGGGTTACCCACTACACGCACTGGTTTCAACCATTAACAGGTACAACAGCAGAAAAGCACGATTCTTTCTTCACTCCTATTGAAGGTGGTAGAGCAATCGAAAGATTCAGCGGAAACTTATTGATTCAGCAAGAACCTGATGCATCATCTTTCCCGAACGGAGGTATCAGAAACACTTTCGAAGCAAGAGGTTATACCGCATGGGACCCTACTTCTCCGGCTTTCATTATGGGAACTACTTTATGTATTCCTTCTATTTTTATCTCTTATACAGGAGAAACATTAGATTACAAAGCGCCTTTATTAAGAGCTTTGAATGCTGTAGACGAAGCTGCAACCAACGTAATGCAGTATTTCGACAAAAATGTAACAAAAGTAACTCCTACTTTAGGTTGGGAGCAAGAATATTTCCTGGTTGATTCAGCATTGTATCAATCTCGTCCGGATTTAGTTTTAACAGGTAAAACGTTATTAGGACATTCTCCTGCAAAAGGACAACAATTAGATGACCATTATTTCGGTTCAATTCCTACAAGAGTAATGAACTTCATGAAAGAGTTGGAAATCGAATGTATGAAATTGGGAATTCCGGTTACTACAAGACACAACGAGGTGGCTCCAAACCAATTTGAGTTGGCTCCAATGTTTGAAGAAGTAAACGTTGCGGTTGACCACAACTCTTTGTTGATGGACGTAATGGCAAGAATTGCTCACAGACACCATTTCCATATTTTATTCCACGAAAAACCATTCGCAGGAGTAAACGGAAGTGGAAAACACAACAACTGGTCTTTAGCAACTGACACAGGTGAAAACCTTTTAAGCCCAGGAAAAAACCCTAAGAAAAACTTACAGTTCTTAACGTTCTTCGTCAATGCTATTAAAGCTGTACATGAATATGCTGACCTTTTAAGAGCAAGTATCGCTTCTGCAAGTAATGACCACAGATTGGGCGCAAACGAAGCTCCACCGGCAATTATTTCGGTATTTATCGGAAGTCAATTGTTCAGAGTTTTAGAAGAGCTTGAAAAAGTAACAGAAGGAAAACTTTCTCCAGACGAAAAAACAGATTTAAAATTAAATGTTGTTGGAAAAATTCCTGAAATTTTGTTGGATAATACCGACAGAAACAGAACTTCTCCATTTGCATTTACAGGAAATAAATTTGAAATCAGAGCGGTAGGTTCTTCGGCAAACTGTGCAGAATCTATGACCGTTATGAACACGATTGCTGCTAAACAATTAAACGACTTCAAAATAGAAGTTGATGCTTTAATTGAAACTGGCCTTAAAAAAGACGAAGCAATCTTCAATGTATTGAGAGAATACATTAAGCAGTGTAAAAACATTATGTTTGAAGGTGACGGATATTCTGATGACTGGGCTGTAGAAGCTGAAAAAAGAGGATTAAACAACTGGAAAACAACTCCTGAAGCACTGAAGCAGGAAATGAATCAGAAATTTGTTGATCTTTACGAAGAATTAGGAATTTTCAACCACAGAGAAGTTGAAGCTAGAAACGAAATCAAATTAGAAAAATACTCTACTGTAATTGATATTGAAGCAAGAGTATTAAGTGATATCGCAAGAAACCACATTATTCCTTCTGCTTTAAAATATCAGAATAGATTGATTGAGAACGTAAAAGGTCTAAAAGAAATCTTCGGAGATAAAGAATTTAAAACATTGGCGAAAGAGCAAATGAGTTTAATTACCAACATCTCAGAAAACGTTTCTACCATTAAAGTAGGTGTAGAAGATTTGCTTAAAGCAAGAGATGCAGCAAAAGCTGTAAAAGAAAGTCAGACGCAGGCAGAAGATTACTGCAACAAAGTAAAACCACTATTTGATATTATCAGAGATGCTTCTGATGATCTTGAAATGATGGTAGATGATGAGCTTTGGCCAATGACTAAATATAGAGAAATGTTATTTACAAGATAA
- a CDS encoding pentapeptide repeat-containing protein — protein MRDAYVIDDNFDNINFTQQPLEAGEYENCTFRNCNFEYVNLSEFKLTSCEFIDCNLSMTKLAGTAFRDVIFKDCKMFGMHFDDCNEFGMSFRFDGCALNNSVFYKTSIKRTLFKNCKLIEVDFAESDLSNSVFSNCDLSGATFERTNMEKADLRTSFNYTINPESNKLKKTKFSLSEVHGLLRRFDIEIDKNS, from the coding sequence ATGAGAGATGCTTACGTTATTGATGATAATTTCGATAATATAAATTTTACACAACAACCTCTTGAAGCTGGAGAATACGAAAATTGTACTTTCCGAAATTGTAATTTTGAATATGTAAATCTTTCTGAATTTAAATTGACGAGTTGTGAATTCATTGACTGCAACTTAAGCATGACCAAATTGGCGGGAACAGCTTTTCGGGATGTCATTTTTAAAGATTGTAAAATGTTCGGGATGCATTTCGATGACTGTAATGAGTTTGGGATGTCTTTCAGGTTTGATGGTTGTGCCTTAAATAATTCTGTTTTCTACAAAACATCAATTAAAAGAACATTATTCAAAAATTGTAAACTAATTGAAGTCGATTTTGCAGAATCTGATTTGTCTAATTCTGTTTTTTCAAACTGTGATTTGAGCGGAGCGACATTCGAAAGAACCAATATGGAGAAAGCAGATTTAAGAACTTCGTTCAATTACACGATTAATCCTGAATCTAATAAGCTTAAGAAGACCAAATTTTCACTTTCTGAAGTTCATGGGCTCTTACGTCGATTCGATATAGAAATTGATAAAAACAGCTGA
- a CDS encoding C40 family peptidase: MKKRVLFYLVAFVSTISLQSCVTNYVVSKPATYAKEYKTDAKLAAIDTKMDNDKKLLINSFISEKAASLANAKNSLKNSEIAKAIKHNKTIDNILSEASTYLGTPYRYGGMTRNGIDCSAFVLSVFGAAAGLTLPRVAASQSKEGEAIDKENLQKGDLIFFSHGKRISHVGIVESVTEEGEIKFIHAATSKGVMISSLNDSYWGPKFRFAKRVINQDGENYNNLASTNF, translated from the coding sequence ATGAAGAAAAGAGTTTTGTTTTATTTAGTTGCTTTCGTTTCTACAATATCACTACAATCATGCGTAACTAATTACGTAGTTTCAAAACCAGCAACTTATGCTAAAGAATACAAAACAGATGCCAAACTAGCTGCAATTGACACTAAGATGGATAATGATAAAAAGTTGTTAATCAACTCTTTTATCTCTGAAAAAGCGGCAAGCCTTGCGAACGCTAAAAATTCTTTAAAAAATTCTGAAATCGCAAAAGCGATTAAACATAATAAGACCATTGATAATATTTTATCAGAAGCTTCAACGTATTTAGGAACTCCTTACAGATACGGAGGAATGACAAGAAACGGAATCGACTGTTCAGCATTTGTATTATCAGTCTTCGGAGCTGCAGCAGGCCTAACTTTACCAAGAGTGGCAGCATCTCAGTCTAAAGAAGGAGAAGCTATCGATAAAGAAAACCTTCAGAAAGGAGATTTAATTTTCTTCTCTCACGGAAAAAGAATTTCTCATGTAGGAATTGTAGAAAGCGTAACTGAAGAAGGTGAAATAAAATTTATTCATGCAGCAACATCAAAAGGGGTAATGATCTCATCACTGAATGATTCTTATTGGGGACCAAAATTTAGGTTTGCAAAAAGAGTAATTAACCAAGATGGTGAAAACTACAACAACTTAGCATCTACTAATTTTTAG